From a region of the Eretmochelys imbricata isolate rEreImb1 chromosome 6, rEreImb1.hap1, whole genome shotgun sequence genome:
- the LOC144265793 gene encoding olfactory receptor 5J3-like, protein MAKGNDTTVTEFILAGFTDHPELQVALFLIFLVIYVLTLLGNSGMIALIWTDSRFHTPMYLLLSNLSLVDLGYSSSIAPRVLVSLSRESKAISYAGCAVQLYFFATFATTESFLLAVMAYDRYVAICNPLLYRLIISKRSCIWLLASSYVAGVANATMFTSCTFQLSFCGPNIIDHYFCDVLPLMRLSCTNTHTNEMLLSIFAGSIQLTTMLIILFSYLYVTAAILRIRSSEGRRKAFSTCTSHLTAVAIFYGTTFFIYLQPSSTSSLERDQVISVFYTVVIPMLNPLIYSLRNKEVKDALGRMLEKRKFSQQL, encoded by the coding sequence ATGGCCAAGGGAAATGACACTACCGTGACTGAATTCATCCTTGCAGGATTCACTGACCATCCAGAACTGCAGGTTGCCCTCTTCCTCATATTTCTGGTGATCTATGTTCTCACCTTGCTGGGGAATTCTGGGATGATTGCCCTAATCTGGACGGACTCCCGatttcacacccccatgtatCTCTTGCTCAGCAACTTGTCACTCGTTGACCTTGGTTACTCCTCATCCATTGCCCCCAGGGTGCTGGTGAGCCTCTCAAGGGAGAGTAAGGCCATTTCCTACGCTGGATGTGCTGTACAGCTGTACTTTTTTGCTACCTTTGCCACTACTGAATCTTTCCTCCTTGCGGTGATGGCctatgaccgttatgtggccatctgtaatcCACTGCTCTATAGGCTCATCATATCCAAGAGGTCCTGCATCTGGCTCTTGGCTAGCTCCTACGTGGCTGGGGTTGCAAATGCAACCATGTTTACCAGCTGCACCTTTCAGCTGTCCTTCTGTGGGCCCAATATAATCGATCATTActtttgtgatgtccttccgctCATGCGGCTGTCCTGCACCAACACTCACACCAATGAAATGCTGCTTTCTATCTTTGCTGGTTCCATACAACTGACAACCATGCTGATCATCCTCTTCTCATATCTGTATGTTACTGCTGCCATACTGAGGATCCGCTCCTCCGAGGGCAggcgcaaagccttctccacctgcacctcccacctGACAGCCGTAGCTATATTCTATGGGACAACGTTCTTTATCTACTTACAACCCAGTTCCACCTCCTCACTGGAGCGGGACCAGGTGATCTCTGTGTTCTACACGGTTGTGATACCCATGCTGAACCCcctgatctacagcctgaggaacaaggaggtgaagGACGCCCTGGGGAGAATGTTAGAGAAAAGAAAGTTCTCTCAGCAGCTTTGA